The Clostridia bacterium genome includes the window TTCTAAATAGACCTTCTTTGCTATACATCAAGCTTCATATCTCCAAACTTAATCCAACCCTTCTTACGCATATATTCAGAGACAATCAGGGTTATCACTGCGGGCGCAAGGAAATGAAGAGCAAGAATCAAAGGCAGGGAAGCAGTTCCCATAGTTTCTACGGTGGCAAACTGTCCTACCAGCCCACTGGTGCCCATACCTGCACCTACGGCATTGTTTCTCATTTTGAATATCGCAGAGGCTACAGGCCCTAATAAAGCACTTGCTATGGTAGGCGGCACCCAAATCAAAGGATTCTTTACAATATTGGGAACCTGCAGCATAGAAGTTCCAAGGCCTTGGGCTACAAGCCCGCCGAGTTTGTTTTCCCTGTAGCTGGCAACAGCAAAGCCTACCATCTGCGCACAGCATCCTACAGTAGCTGCTCCTGCTGCAAGACCGTCAAGCTTTAAAGCTATTGCCAGGGCTGCACTGCTTATTGGAAGGGTCAATACCATACCCATTATAGTTGAGACTAATACTCCCATAGGAATAGGCTGAAGCTCTGTAGCATAGTTGACCATCTGCCCCAAGGCTGTCATCAGGGATGCCATAAATGGACTTACAAAGACGCTGGTGAGTCCGCCTGCAATAATTGTAGCAGCAGGAACCACAATGATATTGAGCTTGGTTTTTCCTTGCACCAGCTTTCCTGCTTCTGCACCAACCAAAGCTGCAAATAAAGCTCCTACCGGTTCTCCTATCTTTATAGAATATATGCCAGTGGAGGTGAGCAGTATGGTTTGTGCTCCCAGTGCCCCGGTGACTAAGGAAGAAAAGATTGATAAAACAGGAGCTTTTACACCATAAGCCACCGCTGCTCCGATAGCAGGGCCCATCATGAACTGAGCGATTATTCCAAACTCTACGAGCAAAGGGATTCCCAGTTTTTCTCCTACCTGCTTTAATATAAGGCCTATTATAAGCGATGAGAAAAGGCCTTGGGCCATATAGTTCAGCACGTTAATCAAGTATTCCTGGAAATTGAATTTCTTTTTTTCCATAATATCCTCTCATTCAATAAAGTATTAATCGAATAATAACGTTATATTGCACAAAATTGTTTCTGAATATATTATGATGTAAAGTTATTAGCAAGTAAAGCTAAAAAATGGAAAAAGGCCTGAAATGCTGCTTTCAAACCTTTTTCCATAAATACTATTTTGTATAATTATCAAAGTAGCCTTGGATGTAAATAATAGGTGTTCCTTTATCTCCGCTTCCGGAAGTCAAGTCGCATAGAGAGCCTATGAGGTCGGTGAGTCTTCTGGGGGTGGTACCCTGTGCTTCCATGCTCCCGACAAGGTCAGATTCTTTGTTCTTGATATACTCTGAGATAGCCTGTTTAAGTGCTTCTCCCTCTAAATCGGCAAAGTTATTATCTGCTATATACTTCAGTTTTATTTCACTGGGAGTACCTTCAAGACCAGCTGTGTAAGCAGGTGATACAACGGGGTCAGCAAGCTCCCATATTTTGCCCACCGGATCCTTGAATGCTCCATCTCCATAAATCAGTACTTCAACTGTCTTGCCTGTCTTTTCTTTAAGCATGGCTTGAATGCTGTCAACGATAGGCTGGCAGCTACGCGGGAAAAGCTTGACGCTGTTTTCTGTAGCCTTATTTGAACCTAAGAGCCCGTATGCTTCGTTATAGCCGCTGCCGTCAGTTGATTCAGTAAGAATATCGTCAAGGCTGTACACTTTTTTTCCACCGTTTGCCTTCAGGATTCTTTTCGTTCTGACTCTTGTATGAATATCGCAGGTAAGGACATTCTTTGTATAGTCTAAAATAGTTGCCGGGTTGTTCGCAAATATTATTTCGCATTCAGCTCCGCATTCTTTAATCAAGGATTTATAATAATCAATATAGTCAACACCGGTAAAAGAGTGTTTAGTATATCCAAAATAATCGCGGAAGTCCTTTTCTGTCAAAACATCTGTCCAGGGATTCACACCCTTTTCATCAATAGCATCGATATCCACTAACTGGTTGCCTACTTCATCTGATGGATAACTAAACATCAATACTATTTTTTTAGCTCCTTTTGCTATACCCCTAAGGCACACAGCAAAGCGGTTGCGGCTTAGGATAGGGAATATCACTCCAATAGTATCTTCTCCGAATATGGCTTTGACATCCTTCGCAATTGCTTCAATTGGCGCATAGTTTCCCTGGGAGCGGGCAACCACAGATTCGGTTACAGCAACAATATCCCTGTCATTAATATGAAAGCCCT containing:
- a CDS encoding PTS sugar transporter subunit IIC, which produces MEKKKFNFQEYLINVLNYMAQGLFSSLIIGLILKQVGEKLGIPLLVEFGIIAQFMMGPAIGAAVAYGVKAPVLSIFSSLVTGALGAQTILLTSTGIYSIKIGEPVGALFAALVGAEAGKLVQGKTKLNIIVVPAATIIAGGLTSVFVSPFMASLMTALGQMVNYATELQPIPMGVLVSTIMGMVLTLPISSAALAIALKLDGLAAGAATVGCCAQMVGFAVASYRENKLGGLVAQGLGTSMLQVPNIVKNPLIWVPPTIASALLGPVASAIFKMRNNAVGAGMGTSGLVGQFATVETMGTASLPLILALHFLAPAVITLIVSEYMRKKGWIKFGDMKLDV
- a CDS encoding coenzyme F420-0:L-glutamate ligase, which produces MERITGTISRGLRAPIIRQGDNIAEIAVATVLKASEIEGFHINDRDIVAVTESVVARSQGNYAPIEAIAKDVKAIFGEDTIGVIFPILSRNRFAVCLRGIAKGAKKIVLMFSYPSDEVGNQLVDIDAIDEKGVNPWTDVLTEKDFRDYFGYTKHSFTGVDYIDYYKSLIKECGAECEIIFANNPATILDYTKNVLTCDIHTRVRTKRILKANGGKKVYSLDDILTESTDGSGYNEAYGLLGSNKATENSVKLFPRSCQPIVDSIQAMLKEKTGKTVEVLIYGDGAFKDPVGKIWELADPVVSPAYTAGLEGTPSEIKLKYIADNNFADLEGEALKQAISEYIKNKESDLVGSMEAQGTTPRRLTDLIGSLCDLTSGSGDKGTPIIYIQGYFDNYTK